The following coding sequences lie in one Conexibacter woesei Iso977N genomic window:
- a CDS encoding GAF domain-containing sensor histidine kinase gives MDTASDPLRMRRLLDAGRALVGELDPHAVLDRILAAAREVTGARYAALAILGEHDEVDDLLTIGIDEHTRDGIGDLPSGRGLLGVLWQESQPLRLADVSEHARSIGVPPGHPPMRSFLGVPILHRETAWGGLYLTEKQGGPFTAADEEAAVILADWAATAIEEARLARRSGGRRVADAPAIAAGDTGLERVLELIVRRGRTLIDTSSLGPSDALTRDDEQRLRAFAASAATAVALAQSVESDRLRSLLAAADAERSRWARELHDETLQGLGALHLLLAAARRRGDARQTELAVDEAIEHIQQEIENLHAIITDLRPAALDQLGLRPALDALIESRGAHGAPSITAQLTLPGPGDGDDRLAPEVESTIYRLTQEALTNVVKHAHARAARVTVVAAEGTVVMEVRDDGAGFATDAAASGYGLANMRERVTLAGGTLAIESGPAGTLVRAELPAPARGAGR, from the coding sequence ATGGACACCGCCTCGGACCCGCTGCGCATGCGTCGCCTGCTCGACGCGGGGCGGGCGCTGGTCGGTGAGCTCGACCCCCACGCGGTGCTCGACCGGATCCTCGCCGCGGCCCGCGAGGTCACCGGCGCGCGCTACGCGGCGCTGGCGATCCTCGGCGAGCACGACGAGGTCGACGACCTCCTCACCATCGGGATCGACGAGCACACGCGCGACGGCATCGGCGACCTGCCGAGCGGCCGCGGCCTTCTGGGCGTCCTCTGGCAGGAGTCCCAGCCGCTGCGGCTCGCCGACGTCAGCGAGCATGCGCGCAGCATCGGCGTCCCGCCGGGCCACCCGCCGATGCGCAGCTTCCTCGGCGTGCCGATCCTGCACCGCGAGACGGCCTGGGGCGGCCTGTACCTGACCGAGAAGCAGGGCGGCCCGTTCACCGCAGCCGACGAGGAGGCCGCTGTGATCCTCGCCGACTGGGCGGCCACCGCCATCGAGGAGGCGCGCCTGGCCCGTCGCAGCGGCGGGCGCCGCGTCGCCGACGCGCCGGCGATCGCGGCCGGTGACACCGGCCTCGAGCGGGTGCTCGAGCTGATCGTCCGGCGCGGCCGCACGCTGATCGACACCAGCAGCCTGGGCCCGTCGGACGCGCTGACCAGGGACGACGAGCAGCGGCTGCGGGCCTTCGCGGCCAGCGCCGCGACCGCCGTCGCGCTGGCCCAGAGCGTCGAGTCCGACCGCCTGCGCAGCCTGCTCGCGGCCGCCGACGCCGAGCGCAGCCGCTGGGCCCGCGAGCTGCACGACGAGACGCTGCAGGGTCTCGGCGCGCTGCACCTGCTGCTCGCCGCGGCGCGTCGCCGCGGCGACGCGCGGCAGACCGAGCTCGCCGTCGACGAGGCGATCGAGCACATCCAGCAGGAGATCGAGAACCTGCACGCGATCATCACCGATCTGCGACCCGCGGCGCTGGACCAGCTCGGGCTGCGCCCCGCGCTCGACGCGCTGATCGAGAGCCGCGGCGCCCACGGCGCGCCGTCGATCACCGCCCAGCTCACCCTGCCGGGACCGGGCGACGGCGACGACCGGCTCGCGCCCGAGGTCGAGTCCACGATCTACCGGCTCACCCAAGAAGCACTCACCAATGTGGTCAAGCACGCGCATGCGCGTGCGGCGCGGGTGACGGTCGTCGCCGCGGAGGGCACGGTCGTCATGGAGGTCCGCGACGACGGCGCCGGGTTCGCCACCGACGCGGCCGCGTCCGGCTACGGCCTGGCGAACATGCGCGAGCGCGTCACGCTGGCCGGTGGCACGCTGGCGATCGAGTCCGGCCCCGCCGGCACGCTCGTGCGCGCCGAGCTGCCCGCACCGGCGCGCGGCGCCGGCCGCTAG
- a CDS encoding response regulator: protein MSIDVPIRVVLADDHVLIRRGLRRLLDGEARIEVIAEAHDLPAAERRVHEGRPGVLVIDLSMSNGTSIDAIRRLRRHVAATQIVVLTMEDSTVFAQQALGAGAIGFVVKHDADAELTPAVLSAARGREYVSLRVADRLAALRRAPV, encoded by the coding sequence GTGTCCATCGATGTGCCGATCCGCGTCGTCCTGGCCGACGACCATGTGTTGATCCGCCGCGGCCTGCGGCGCCTGCTCGACGGCGAGGCGCGCATCGAGGTGATCGCGGAGGCCCATGACCTGCCGGCGGCCGAGCGTCGTGTCCACGAAGGCCGGCCGGGCGTGCTCGTGATCGACCTGAGCATGTCCAACGGCACGAGCATCGACGCGATCCGCCGCCTGCGCCGGCACGTCGCGGCCACGCAGATCGTCGTGCTGACGATGGAGGACAGCACGGTGTTCGCCCAGCAGGCGCTGGGCGCAGGCGCGATCGGCTTCGTCGTCAAGCACGACGCCGACGCCGAGCTGACGCCGGCCGTGCTCAGCGCCGCTCGCGGGAGGGAGTACGTGAGCCTGCGCGTCGCCGATCGTCTCGCGGCGCTGCGGCGCGCGCCGGTCTAG
- a CDS encoding response regulator transcription factor: MAASETPAIGIVLADDHPVVRRGLRLLLDEEPDFAVLAEAGDVAEARRYVLGHHPRVLVLDLNMPGQSSREAIPGLRAEFPETYIVVLTMQQDPAYARDALAAGATGYVLKQAADGELVEAVRCAAAGERYLNPRLGARIAAESPRGRPGNLSERELEVLRLIALGHTTAEIARQLFISARTVESHRSSIHQKLMVSSRADLVRFALDHNLIDR; the protein is encoded by the coding sequence ATGGCCGCATCCGAGACGCCCGCGATCGGCATCGTCCTCGCCGACGATCATCCGGTCGTGCGCCGGGGGTTGCGGCTGCTGCTCGACGAGGAGCCGGACTTCGCGGTGCTCGCCGAGGCGGGCGACGTCGCCGAGGCGCGGCGCTACGTGCTCGGCCATCACCCGCGGGTGCTCGTGCTCGACCTGAACATGCCGGGGCAGTCCAGCCGCGAGGCGATTCCCGGCCTGCGCGCCGAGTTCCCCGAGACCTACATCGTGGTGTTGACGATGCAGCAGGACCCGGCCTACGCGCGGGACGCGCTCGCCGCCGGCGCGACGGGCTACGTGCTCAAGCAGGCCGCCGACGGCGAGCTGGTCGAGGCGGTGCGCTGCGCCGCGGCCGGAGAGCGCTACCTCAACCCGCGCCTGGGCGCGCGGATCGCCGCCGAGTCACCGCGCGGCCGGCCCGGCAACCTCTCCGAGCGCGAGCTCGAGGTGCTGCGGCTGATCGCGCTGGGCCACACGACCGCGGAGATCGCCCGGCAGCTCTTCATCTCCGCCCGCACCGTGGAGTCGCACCGTTCCAGCATCCACCAGAAGCTGATGGTCTCCTCGCGCGCCGACCTCGTCCGCTTCGCCCTGGACCACAACCTGATCGACCGCTGA
- a CDS encoding DUF1003 domain-containing protein, with protein sequence MSDPRAARNGDRAAATLRRAEHLHSPFGTDRFGRAAERFARFFGTPRFIIGQTALVLVWIALNAMAFSLRWDPYPFILLNLAFSTQAAYAAPLILLAQTRQADRDKAQAEADERTTAASRKHAEQQTNGLRDLLQANTELTERIAQLTSGIHAVTCDPTTSPIAGPSGGKATPS encoded by the coding sequence ATGTCCGATCCGCGCGCCGCACGCAACGGTGATCGCGCCGCGGCGACGCTGCGCCGAGCGGAGCACCTGCACAGCCCGTTCGGCACCGATCGCTTCGGCCGCGCGGCCGAGCGCTTCGCGCGGTTCTTCGGCACCCCGCGCTTCATCATCGGCCAGACCGCCCTGGTCCTGGTCTGGATCGCGCTGAACGCCATGGCCTTCAGCCTGCGCTGGGACCCCTACCCCTTCATCTTGCTCAACCTCGCGTTCTCGACGCAGGCGGCCTACGCCGCGCCGCTGATCCTGCTGGCCCAGACGCGCCAGGCCGACCGCGACAAGGCTCAGGCCGAGGCCGACGAGCGCACCACCGCCGCGTCGCGCAAGCACGCCGAGCAGCAGACCAACGGCCTGCGCGACCTCCTGCAGGCCAACACCGAGCTCACCGAGCGCATCGCGCAGCTCACCTCCGGGATCCACGCGGTCACGTGCGATCCCACGACCTCCCCCATCGCCGGCCCGTCCGGCGGGAAGGCAACACCATCATGA
- a CDS encoding slipin family protein produces the protein MIAIVIVAVLVVALLAAAASVRIIKQYERGVVFRLGRVEEHERGPGLIFIIPLAHHLHRVSLRIVTMPIQSQGIITKDNVSVDVSAVAYYRVKDTIRSVVAIENVSAAINQIAQTTLRAVVGRHTLDETLSETETINTNIREILDVQTEEWGIQVTTVELKDIQLPETMKRAMARQAEAEREKRAKIIAAEGEALAAGELARASDVMMAHPLALQLRNLQTLVEIWVDKNSTVVFPAPLMSTIQELGAFLARETAATEGLPVAPAPAAPINGHVAPEAT, from the coding sequence ATGATCGCCATCGTCATCGTCGCCGTGCTGGTCGTCGCGCTCCTTGCCGCGGCGGCGTCGGTCCGGATCATCAAGCAGTACGAGCGCGGGGTCGTGTTCCGCCTCGGCCGGGTGGAGGAACACGAGCGTGGCCCGGGGCTGATCTTCATCATCCCGCTCGCCCACCACCTCCACCGCGTCTCGCTGCGGATCGTGACGATGCCGATCCAGTCCCAGGGGATCATCACCAAGGACAACGTCAGCGTCGACGTCTCTGCCGTCGCCTACTACCGCGTCAAGGACACGATCCGCTCGGTCGTCGCGATCGAGAACGTCTCGGCCGCGATCAACCAGATCGCTCAGACGACGCTGCGCGCCGTCGTCGGCCGCCACACCCTCGACGAGACGCTGTCGGAGACCGAGACCATCAACACCAACATCCGCGAGATCCTCGACGTCCAGACCGAGGAGTGGGGCATCCAGGTCACGACCGTCGAGCTCAAGGACATCCAGCTCCCGGAGACGATGAAGCGCGCGATGGCCCGCCAGGCCGAGGCCGAGCGCGAGAAGCGCGCCAAGATCATCGCCGCCGAGGGCGAGGCCCTCGCCGCCGGCGAGCTCGCGCGCGCGTCTGACGTGATGATGGCCCACCCGCTGGCGCTGCAGCTGCGCAACCTCCAGACGCTCGTGGAGATCTGGGTGGACAAGAACTCCACCGTCGTCTTCCCCGCCCCGCTGATGAGCACCATCCAGGAGCTCGGCGCGTTCCTCGCACGGGAGACGGCCGCCACCGAGGGGCTACCGGTGGCGCCCGCCCCTGCCGCGCCGATCAACGGGCACGTCGCGCCGGAGGCGACATGA
- a CDS encoding helix-turn-helix transcriptional regulator has translation MTDISRTTRVRDDDVAEWPLLERDAEVGALADAVAATRDGRGGVVLVRAAAGLGKTRLLGTAAQLARAENMAVLQAGGSVLERDFPFGVVLRLLERWIREAPEQERARAFEGSAALAEPMLLGGQAVEQALAGGSEASLVHALHWLVVNLSGERPLALIVDDLHWADAQSIRFLIQLAARIEELGVLVVAAVRPREPGAQTELLAQLTAGTNVRLVELPALSDAASAVLVRGEAARADAFVQSCFEETGGNPFLLRELLRALAADGVEGSADDVQRVRAIGPEAVAHSVAATLARLGAECAALATAVAVLGDDADLHVAALLAELDGPAASRAAAALQDAGLLDDDAALRFRHPLLRRAVYERPAPAARAALHRTAARLLIDRAAPHDVASHLVLTHGAGERWAVDVLRTAAREASALAGHAAAARLLRRALLEPPEAADRPAILAEAALAAVQAGAEDADPALMAAIEAAAAGRDRARLWLVLARTRFQRGEMRESVEAAEHGLAALDGSEAEESLTLELEAARNAAALWTPAGSAAVAARFAASAQGDAPPRTQGEREVLAWLAGLELLRGEDRARTLTFARRAWDDGAYLREGGGDAAAMGAMTSSLVRSGAWEEAFTVLDALIDDARRRASPLAYATWRTTRGTCLLHVGRLAEAESDLEDALAARALGWDATAPIAIESLVTVLIEQDRLDDADATLRTAATLERKFATGPMWASVLAARGRHALASGDPQAARDHFLAAGRFTREVLRTDNPAVIPWRSEAALAERALGATEAALALAAEEVAVARRFGAPRPLAVALRAQAVIVGGADGLALASEAAQVAQDGGAVLVHARALGTIGALLRASRRRSDAQDQLRRALDIAAERGAHALARTLREELVASGGRPRRARTHGPGSLTAGERRVALLAADGLTNRQIADALFVTPKAIGFHLGNVYRKLGIGGREHLTAALERTR, from the coding sequence GTGACGGACATCTCCAGGACAACACGCGTCCGCGACGACGACGTCGCCGAGTGGCCGCTGCTGGAGCGCGACGCCGAGGTCGGCGCGCTGGCCGACGCGGTCGCCGCCACCCGCGACGGGCGCGGCGGCGTCGTGCTCGTTCGCGCCGCGGCGGGGCTCGGCAAGACGCGGTTGCTGGGCACGGCCGCGCAGCTCGCGCGCGCGGAGAACATGGCGGTCCTGCAGGCCGGTGGCAGCGTGCTCGAGCGCGACTTCCCGTTCGGCGTCGTGCTGCGGCTGCTCGAGCGCTGGATCCGGGAGGCGCCGGAGCAGGAGCGCGCGCGAGCGTTCGAGGGCAGCGCGGCGCTGGCCGAGCCGATGCTGCTCGGTGGCCAGGCCGTCGAGCAGGCGCTCGCCGGGGGCAGCGAGGCGTCGCTGGTGCACGCCCTGCACTGGCTCGTGGTCAACCTGAGCGGCGAGCGCCCGCTGGCCCTGATCGTCGACGACCTCCACTGGGCCGACGCCCAGTCGATCCGCTTCCTGATCCAGCTCGCCGCGCGGATCGAGGAGCTCGGGGTGCTCGTCGTCGCCGCCGTGCGGCCGCGCGAGCCCGGCGCGCAGACGGAGCTGCTCGCGCAGCTGACCGCGGGGACGAACGTCCGCCTGGTCGAGCTGCCCGCGCTCAGCGACGCCGCGAGCGCGGTGCTCGTCCGCGGCGAGGCGGCCCGCGCCGACGCGTTCGTGCAGTCGTGCTTCGAGGAGACGGGCGGGAACCCGTTCCTGCTGCGCGAGCTGCTGCGCGCCCTGGCCGCCGACGGCGTCGAGGGCAGCGCCGACGACGTGCAGCGCGTCCGGGCGATCGGCCCCGAGGCCGTCGCGCACAGCGTCGCGGCGACGCTCGCCCGGCTGGGCGCCGAGTGCGCGGCGCTGGCGACGGCGGTCGCCGTGCTCGGCGACGACGCGGACCTGCACGTGGCTGCGCTCCTCGCCGAGCTCGACGGGCCGGCCGCCTCACGGGCCGCCGCCGCGCTGCAGGACGCCGGGCTGCTCGACGACGACGCGGCGCTGCGCTTCCGCCACCCGCTGCTGCGCCGGGCCGTGTACGAGCGGCCCGCGCCCGCCGCCCGGGCGGCGCTGCACCGCACGGCGGCCCGCCTCCTGATCGATCGGGCGGCGCCGCACGACGTCGCGTCCCACCTCGTGCTCACGCACGGGGCCGGGGAGCGATGGGCGGTCGACGTCCTGCGCACCGCCGCGCGCGAGGCGTCCGCGCTGGCGGGTCACGCCGCGGCCGCGCGCCTGCTGCGCCGCGCGCTGCTCGAGCCGCCCGAGGCCGCGGACCGGCCGGCGATCCTCGCGGAGGCCGCGCTCGCCGCGGTGCAGGCCGGCGCCGAAGACGCCGACCCGGCGCTGATGGCCGCCATCGAGGCCGCGGCCGCCGGCCGCGATCGTGCGCGCCTCTGGCTCGTCCTGGCGAGGACGCGCTTCCAGCGCGGCGAGATGCGCGAGTCCGTCGAGGCGGCGGAGCACGGGCTCGCCGCCCTCGACGGCAGCGAGGCCGAGGAGTCCCTGACGCTCGAGCTCGAGGCGGCGCGGAACGCCGCGGCGCTGTGGACCCCGGCCGGCAGCGCGGCGGTCGCGGCGCGGTTCGCGGCGAGCGCCCAGGGCGATGCTCCACCACGCACCCAGGGCGAACGCGAGGTGCTCGCCTGGCTCGCCGGGCTCGAGCTGCTCCGCGGTGAGGACCGGGCGCGCACGCTGACGTTCGCGCGCCGCGCGTGGGACGACGGCGCCTACCTGCGCGAGGGCGGCGGCGACGCGGCCGCGATGGGAGCGATGACCTCGTCGCTGGTGCGGTCCGGGGCCTGGGAGGAGGCGTTCACGGTCCTCGACGCGCTCATCGACGACGCGCGCCGCCGCGCGTCGCCGTTGGCCTACGCGACGTGGCGGACCACACGCGGCACCTGCCTGCTGCACGTGGGCCGTCTCGCCGAGGCCGAAAGCGATCTCGAGGACGCGCTCGCCGCGCGGGCGCTCGGGTGGGACGCAACGGCGCCGATCGCGATCGAGTCGCTCGTCACCGTGCTCATCGAACAGGACCGGCTCGACGACGCGGACGCGACCCTCCGTACCGCCGCGACGCTGGAGCGCAAGTTCGCCACCGGGCCGATGTGGGCCTCGGTGCTCGCGGCGCGCGGCCGCCACGCGCTCGCCTCCGGCGATCCGCAGGCGGCCCGCGACCACTTCCTGGCGGCCGGCCGCTTCACGCGCGAGGTCCTGCGGACCGACAACCCCGCCGTCATCCCCTGGCGGTCGGAGGCGGCGCTGGCCGAGCGCGCGCTCGGCGCGACCGAGGCGGCGCTCGCCCTGGCCGCGGAGGAGGTCGCGGTCGCCCGCCGGTTCGGGGCGCCGCGGCCGCTGGCCGTCGCGCTCCGGGCGCAGGCCGTCATCGTCGGCGGTGCGGACGGGCTCGCGCTCGCGTCCGAGGCCGCGCAGGTGGCGCAGGACGGCGGCGCGGTCCTCGTGCACGCACGGGCGCTCGGGACGATCGGCGCCCTGCTGCGCGCGAGCCGCCGGCGCTCGGACGCGCAGGACCAGCTGCGCCGAGCGCTCGACATCGCGGCCGAACGCGGTGCCCATGCGCTGGCGCGCACGCTGCGCGAAGAGCTCGTGGCCTCCGGCGGCCGACCGCGGCGCGCACGCACGCACGGCCCCGGATCGCTCACCGCCGGCGAGCGCCGCGTGGCGCTCCTCGCGGCCGACGGCCTCACCAACCGCCAGATCGCCGACGCCCTGTTCGTCACGCCGAAGGCCATCGGCTTCCACCTCGGCAACGTCTACCGCAAGCTCGGGATCGGGGGCCGCGAGCACCTGACCGCTGCCCTCGAGCGGACGCGATAG
- a CDS encoding aldehyde dehydrogenase family protein: MALTADGQTTDDRDTEAIRGLHEAVARQRAAFLADPSPGLAERLELLQALAGMVVANRLAIQEAMSADFGVHPTIATDLIEILGVAGRAAYAAERLEGWMAAEPRDADPGLFGSARASVRPQPKGVVGNIVPWNFPYDLSLGPLVEMLAAGNRVVLKPSEYTPACAALLRDMIHATFDRDRVDVVVGGLELARAFTQVRWDHLLYTGSPAIGREIAVAAAAQLVPVTLELGGKCPAIVAPDSVDAETVKQILGTKALKNGQMCITVDYCLVPRDQLERFAQLAQERVAEAMPGYGASPDTTGIISMRHLRRVEALVDEARGRGCDVRTLGTAPDSPDPARRQLPLTLVLDPPDDLALMREEVFGPVLPIKAYDKFDDAIGHVNAGERPLALYVFTQDEDIADDVLRRTTSGGACVNCAAAHGALASLPFGGIGQSGSGRHHGIEGFREFSNLRAVFVRGQDDLVEAFSPPYGPAAQAVVDAAFGPA; the protein is encoded by the coding sequence ATGGCGCTCACCGCTGACGGTCAGACGACCGACGACCGCGACACCGAGGCGATCCGCGGCCTGCACGAGGCCGTCGCGCGCCAGCGAGCGGCGTTCCTCGCCGACCCGTCCCCCGGGCTCGCCGAACGCCTCGAGCTCCTGCAGGCCCTCGCCGGCATGGTCGTCGCGAACCGGCTCGCGATCCAGGAGGCGATGAGCGCGGACTTCGGCGTGCACCCGACGATCGCGACCGACCTGATCGAGATCCTCGGCGTGGCCGGCCGCGCGGCCTACGCGGCCGAGCGCCTCGAGGGCTGGATGGCGGCCGAGCCCCGCGACGCCGACCCCGGCCTCTTCGGGTCGGCCCGCGCCTCCGTGCGCCCACAGCCCAAGGGCGTCGTGGGCAACATCGTCCCGTGGAACTTCCCCTATGACCTGTCGCTGGGACCGTTGGTCGAGATGCTCGCGGCCGGCAACCGCGTCGTGCTCAAGCCCTCCGAGTACACGCCCGCCTGCGCCGCGCTGCTGCGCGACATGATCCACGCGACCTTCGATCGCGACCGCGTCGACGTCGTCGTCGGCGGGCTGGAGCTCGCGCGCGCGTTCACCCAGGTGCGGTGGGACCATCTGCTCTACACCGGCAGCCCGGCCATCGGCCGCGAGATCGCCGTCGCCGCCGCGGCGCAGCTGGTGCCGGTCACGCTCGAGCTCGGCGGCAAGTGCCCGGCGATCGTGGCCCCCGACAGCGTCGACGCCGAGACCGTCAAGCAGATCCTCGGGACCAAGGCCCTCAAGAACGGCCAGATGTGCATCACGGTGGACTACTGCCTGGTGCCGCGCGACCAGCTGGAGCGCTTCGCCCAGCTGGCGCAGGAGCGCGTCGCGGAGGCCATGCCCGGCTACGGCGCATCACCGGACACGACCGGCATCATCAGCATGCGCCATCTCCGCCGGGTCGAGGCGCTCGTCGACGAGGCACGCGGGCGCGGGTGCGACGTGCGCACGCTCGGCACCGCGCCCGACAGCCCGGACCCGGCGCGCCGTCAGCTGCCGCTGACCCTCGTGCTCGACCCGCCCGACGACCTGGCGCTCATGCGCGAAGAGGTCTTCGGCCCGGTCCTCCCGATCAAGGCCTATGACAAATTCGACGACGCGATCGGCCACGTCAACGCCGGCGAGCGGCCGCTGGCGCTGTACGTCTTCACGCAGGACGAGGACATCGCCGACGACGTGCTGCGCCGCACCACCTCGGGCGGCGCGTGCGTCAACTGCGCGGCCGCCCATGGCGCGCTGGCCTCCCTGCCCTTCGGCGGGATCGGGCAGAGCGGCTCGGGCCGCCACCACGGGATCGAGGGCTTCCGCGAGTTCTCCAACCTGCGCGCGGTGTTCGTCCGGGGCCAGGACGACCTCGTCGAGGCGTTCTCCCCGCCCTACGGCCCGGCCGCCCAGGCCGTCGTCGACGCCGCGTTCGGTCCCGCCTGA
- a CDS encoding WS/DGAT/MGAT family O-acyltransferase, whose amino-acid sequence MKQLTGLDATFLHLENATQYGHVSGLSIFSRPELPGYEPYAAWRAQLCERLPRLAPLRRRLVEVPLGLDHPSWINDPNFDLDFHVRHTAVPPPGSDDQLAATVSRLVARPLDRRRPLWLSYVIEGLAGDRFAVLTIIHHAAVDGASGVELLTLMLDDAPNAAAEPTPSRPWRPERVPSDLEMLVGATLRLPRKPARAVLLSARTARELGRATRNPVLVAAAGQVRGSLRGPLGTLLNLGRDRGQERDVPPTLPSVRPPRTPFNDRITPHRKLAIGSASLPQVKAIKSAFGATVNDVVMAVCAGGLRTWLELHDALPDDPLVALVPVSIRTGEEADRWTNRVSMLSTRLPTDEPDPLQRVLRVHEAMATSKDMFQALPAEELTDFAEFPPPAVFARAMRLSARLRLGSRLTPGNVVISNVPGPRRPLYAAGARLEHYYPVSVIMEGQGLNITVQSYLDRLDFGLVACPELVPDVDDLLKAILGEIDTLARLAEQASSSVGEPAG is encoded by the coding sequence ATGAAGCAGCTCACAGGGCTCGATGCGACGTTCCTGCACCTCGAGAACGCGACGCAGTACGGGCACGTCTCCGGGCTGTCGATCTTCTCCCGGCCGGAGCTGCCCGGCTACGAGCCGTACGCGGCGTGGCGCGCGCAGCTGTGTGAGCGGCTGCCGCGCTTGGCGCCGTTGCGGCGCCGGCTCGTCGAGGTGCCGCTCGGGCTCGACCATCCCTCGTGGATCAACGACCCCAACTTCGATCTCGACTTCCACGTCCGCCACACCGCGGTGCCGCCACCCGGGAGCGACGACCAGCTGGCCGCCACCGTGAGCCGCCTCGTGGCGCGGCCGCTGGACCGGCGCCGGCCGCTGTGGCTGTCCTACGTGATCGAGGGGCTGGCCGGCGACCGCTTCGCGGTGCTGACGATCATCCACCACGCGGCGGTCGACGGAGCGTCGGGCGTGGAGCTGTTGACGCTGATGCTCGACGACGCGCCGAACGCCGCCGCGGAGCCGACCCCGTCCAGGCCGTGGCGTCCGGAGCGCGTTCCCTCCGACCTGGAGATGCTCGTCGGCGCGACGCTGCGGCTGCCGCGCAAGCCGGCGCGCGCGGTCCTGCTCAGCGCGCGCACGGCGCGCGAGCTGGGGCGCGCGACGCGCAACCCGGTGCTCGTGGCCGCGGCCGGCCAGGTCCGCGGCAGCCTGCGCGGGCCGCTGGGGACCCTGCTCAACCTCGGCCGCGATCGCGGCCAGGAGCGCGACGTCCCGCCGACCCTGCCCAGCGTCCGGCCGCCGCGCACGCCGTTCAACGACAGGATCACCCCGCACCGCAAGCTGGCGATCGGCTCGGCCTCGCTGCCGCAGGTCAAGGCCATCAAGTCGGCCTTCGGCGCCACGGTCAACGACGTCGTCATGGCGGTCTGCGCCGGCGGGCTGCGGACCTGGCTGGAGCTCCACGACGCGCTGCCCGACGACCCGCTGGTCGCCCTCGTCCCGGTCTCGATCCGCACGGGGGAGGAGGCGGACCGCTGGACCAACCGCGTGTCCATGCTCTCCACGCGGCTCCCGACCGACGAGCCCGACCCACTCCAGCGCGTCCTGCGCGTGCACGAGGCCATGGCGACGAGCAAGGACATGTTCCAGGCGCTGCCGGCCGAGGAGCTGACCGACTTCGCCGAGTTCCCGCCGCCCGCCGTGTTCGCGCGCGCGATGCGGCTCAGCGCGCGGCTGCGCCTCGGATCCCGCCTGACGCCCGGCAACGTCGTCATCTCCAACGTCCCGGGTCCGCGGCGGCCGCTCTACGCCGCCGGCGCGCGCCTGGAGCACTACTACCCGGTGTCGGTGATCATGGAGGGACAGGGCCTCAACATCACCGTGCAGAGCTACCTCGACCGGCTCGACTTCGGCCTGGTCGCCTGCCCCGAGCTCGTTCCCGACGTCGACGACCTCCTGAAGGCGATCCTCGGCGAGATCGACACCCTGGCGCGCCTGGCCGAGCAAGCGTCCTCATCGGTGGGAGAACCGGCAGGGTGA